One region of Palaemon carinicauda isolate YSFRI2023 unplaced genomic scaffold, ASM3689809v2 scaffold218, whole genome shotgun sequence genomic DNA includes:
- the LOC137636051 gene encoding uncharacterized protein, producing the protein MFTRAVNLKICVDMSVKEFLRSFMLHTFDYGLPEFCVSDLGTQIVAGGNIIMDFLKDPETQRHFDEAGVQSIKFDRYFKGCSQMGSLVEICIKMVKHLINKSIGTNVLEFRDFEFVVSQTCHLVNKRPIAFKEALRDSSNEPVPHPITPERLIHGYDLLSINVIPDLQPDPEIDLEYILGTTPSERIKNNYQKLNAIRKNLIDNYHSEFLATLIKQAVDKKDRYRPCHHQHLNVGDIVLIKETHVKPLNYPMGKITEVIKNSSGEVTNAIVLKGKTNELVKRHITSLIPLLKPDIAEEINPSVNEELDAKPKFRGRSRRRAAVESEKRTRHVLQD; encoded by the coding sequence tatgtctgttaaagaattccttcgttcttttatgcttcacacgtttgattatggattgccagagttttgtgtaagtgacttaggcacacagatagtagcaggaggtaacatcataatggattttcttaaagatcctgaaacccagaggcattttgatgaggctggtgtacaatcgataaaatttgatcggtattttaaaggctgcagtcaaatgggttctttggtagagatatgtataaagatggtcaaacatttgataaataagtccattggtacaaatgttctagaatttagagattttgaatttgttgttagtcaaacttgtcacttggtgaataagcgtccaattgcttttaaagaggcattaagggattcgagcaacgagcctgttcctcaccctatcactccggaaagacttattcatggctatgatctcttatccatcaatgtcattcctgatctacagcctgatcctgagattgatcttgaatatattcttggtaccaccccgtcagaaaggataaagaataattatcaaaaactaaatgcaatcagaaaaaatctcatagacaattatcattcggagtttttagctaccctaataaaacaggcagttgataagaaggaccgatatcgtccttgtcatcatcagcatcttaatgtaggtgatattgttttaatcaaagagactcatgtaaaaccccttaactatcctatgggaaaaattacagaggtaattaagaattcaagtggtgaggtgactaatgctatcgttttgaaaggtaaaacaaatgagctggtgaaaaggcatataaccagtctcatccctcttttaaaacccgatattgctgaagagatcaatccttcagttaatgaggaattagatgccaaacctaaatttagaggaaggtcaaggagaagggcagcagtcgagtcagagaaaaggactaggcatgtgctccaagactga